In Acinetobacter sp. TGL-Y2, a genomic segment contains:
- a CDS encoding nucleotidyltransferase family protein, which yields MLKTFAPQAYLAAGVIRNTVWAHLHDQSFSLDQTEIDVIFYDEKDVGHVAKHIQQKLKKTFPDIKWDITNQAKVHLWYQTDTGAFIPPLTSIEHALSLWPETATAVAIRLLENNDLDMIAPFGLDDLFELKLRWNDALVSRGVFADRLASKRFLKKWPKLKWVE from the coding sequence ATGCTGAAGACATTTGCACCCCAAGCCTATCTTGCTGCAGGCGTCATTCGTAACACAGTTTGGGCGCATTTACATGATCAATCCTTCTCTTTAGATCAGACTGAAATTGATGTGATTTTTTATGATGAAAAAGATGTAGGCCATGTAGCAAAACACATTCAACAAAAACTGAAAAAGACATTTCCAGATATCAAGTGGGATATTACCAATCAAGCAAAAGTACATTTGTGGTACCAAACAGATACAGGGGCTTTTATTCCACCGCTGACGTCAATTGAACATGCACTCTCTTTATGGCCTGAAACTGCAACGGCTGTAGCGATTCGTCTTTTGGAAAATAACGATTTAGACATGATTGCGCCATTTGGTCTAGATGATTTATTCGAGCTAAAACTACGCTGGAACGATGCTTTGGTTTCACGTGGAGTCTTTGCAGATCGTCTAGCATCAAAAAGGTTTTTGAAAAAATGGCCGAAGTTGAAATGGGTTGAGTGA
- a CDS encoding GlsB/YeaQ/YmgE family stress response membrane protein codes for MFSLLGAIVIGFIAGLIARAIHPGDDKLGFIMTTVLGIVGALLATYGGRLLGLYPEGSSAGFIASVIGAIVVLFIYNMIAKRT; via the coding sequence ATGTTTTCATTGCTAGGCGCGATTGTGATTGGGTTCATTGCAGGTTTAATTGCACGCGCGATTCACCCTGGAGACGATAAACTGGGTTTTATCATGACCACGGTACTGGGTATTGTCGGGGCTTTATTGGCGACTTACGGTGGACGTCTGCTGGGGCTTTATCCCGAAGGTTCCTCTGCGGGGTTCATTGCCTCTGTGATTGGTGCAATTGTCGTGTTGTTCATTTACAACATGATTGCGAAAAGAACCTAA
- a CDS encoding MFS transporter has protein sequence MLNSILPETHRKNSPILNQKFMNLSLWRPFILVSLALCIGTIGTALASPLYPIYQKLWQLMPSDITLIFVSYMFGCLTTLLFLGRTSNTIGYIKTMQVGLVFIIIGLVFSIFASNALWLCIGRFIIGIASGLMTTSALLGLIQTVPESHKHIAPQLSSIITAIGFGLGPLIGGLIAQFSEAPLVTPYIPVVIGSVFCLISLFFLKADHFKAQAFSFAPKLLRPEQKHHAQFWIICLAAFCIFAAFSLFASLSPSFLKDILPWHGPLVSGIAITSILFISATVQYFSRAIKPTKSLSYGLIMAVLSLVMLALCMWLKVSVLFLISDVLFGIGHGLTLLGAFGLIHSMSTPDNRAAIMSTYLFVGYLGTIVPIIAVGYLADHFGLSVGVLIFCMCMGLMFAVLWIRHTQIIQLNLKNQPH, from the coding sequence ATGTTAAATTCTATCTTGCCCGAAACGCATAGAAAAAACTCACCCATATTAAATCAGAAATTTATGAATCTATCCTTATGGCGACCTTTTATATTAGTTAGCCTCGCCTTATGTATTGGAACCATTGGAACAGCTTTAGCCAGCCCGCTTTACCCAATCTACCAAAAATTGTGGCAACTCATGCCCAGCGATATTACTTTAATTTTTGTGTCGTATATGTTCGGCTGCCTGACCACATTACTATTTTTAGGCAGAACCAGTAACACCATTGGCTATATCAAAACCATGCAAGTGGGTTTGGTGTTTATCATTATCGGTTTGGTTTTTTCAATCTTCGCATCCAATGCACTTTGGCTATGCATCGGGCGTTTTATTATTGGTATTGCCTCTGGTTTAATGACCACATCTGCATTATTGGGTTTAATTCAAACCGTTCCTGAAAGTCATAAGCATATTGCACCTCAGCTCAGTTCTATAATCACTGCCATTGGTTTTGGTTTGGGTCCATTGATCGGGGGCTTAATTGCACAGTTTTCAGAAGCACCACTGGTGACCCCTTATATTCCCGTTGTGATTGGATCGGTCTTTTGCTTGATCAGTCTTTTTTTTCTAAAAGCAGATCATTTCAAAGCGCAAGCCTTTAGTTTTGCACCTAAACTGTTACGCCCAGAGCAAAAGCATCACGCTCAGTTCTGGATTATTTGCTTAGCTGCTTTTTGTATTTTTGCTGCATTTAGTTTATTTGCATCTTTATCACCTTCATTTTTAAAAGATATTTTACCTTGGCATGGACCATTGGTCAGTGGTATTGCCATCACCAGTATTTTATTTATCTCTGCAACGGTGCAGTATTTTTCACGCGCCATCAAACCGACGAAAAGTCTGAGTTATGGCTTGATCATGGCTGTATTGAGCTTGGTCATGCTTGCACTGTGTATGTGGCTTAAAGTGAGTGTGCTGTTTTTGATCAGTGATGTTTTGTTTGGTATTGGACATGGTTTGACATTACTTGGCGCTTTCGGTTTAATCCATAGCATGAGTACACCTGACAATCGTGCAGCGATCATGTCAACGTATCTGTTTGTGGGTTATTTGGGTACGATCGTTCCGATTATTGCCGTGGGATATTTGGCAGATCATTTTGGTTTAAGTGTAGGCGTGCTCATCTTCTGTATGTGCATGGGTTTGATGTTTGCAGTGCTTTGGATACGTC
- a CDS encoding DsbC family protein, producing the protein MAKKIAAIACAALFSSLSFANVATVKTKLATNYPNIQITNIQATEMQGLYSGTLDKQVVYVNEDAQHLFLGSMIRLKDQQNLTQSLLIHQNSVDFKQLPLDDAIKSVRGNGKRQLAIFSDPNCPYCKVLEGHLAKLNDVTVYTFLYPIKNQSIIPAKKVWCSANKEFTWKNLIQKSIQPTGTSDCANPIERNLALGKKLGLQGTPVIIFSNGFKVTGAYPAQEIEKIWKELGL; encoded by the coding sequence ATTGCAAAAAAAATCGCCGCAATTGCCTGTGCAGCACTTTTCTCAAGCTTGAGTTTTGCCAATGTTGCGACGGTAAAAACAAAGCTTGCGACAAATTATCCCAATATTCAAATCACCAATATACAAGCCACAGAAATGCAGGGTCTATATAGCGGGACTTTGGATAAGCAAGTGGTGTATGTGAATGAAGATGCCCAGCATCTATTTTTGGGTTCAATGATTCGTTTGAAAGATCAGCAAAATCTGACACAAAGTCTCTTGATTCATCAAAATTCAGTCGACTTTAAACAGTTGCCACTTGATGATGCGATTAAATCTGTACGGGGGAATGGGAAGCGCCAACTCGCGATCTTTTCTGACCCAAATTGCCCATATTGTAAGGTTCTTGAAGGTCATTTAGCCAAACTCAACGACGTGACCGTATATACCTTTCTATACCCCATTAAAAATCAGTCCATCATCCCTGCAAAAAAAGTCTGGTGTTCTGCCAATAAAGAATTTACTTGGAAAAACTTAATTCAGAAATCCATTCAACCGACTGGAACTAGCGACTGTGCCAATCCGATTGAACGTAATCTTGCTCTAGGAAAAAAACTCGGCTTACAAGGCACGCCTGTGATTATTTTCTCAAATGGTTTTAAAGTCACGGGTGCCTATCCTGCGCAAGAGATTGAAAAAATTTGGAAAGAATTGGGGCTATAA
- the guaD gene encoding guanine deaminase: MSSVVVSTAIRGRFLDIQNTVAQAREIHDQVRYIEDGLLICQAGKIQWFGTWQDGQKQLPQDIDIQHYPDQLIVPGFIDTHIHFPQTEMVGAYGEQLLEWLNTYTFPTELQFADKAYADQIAHFFVNELLKNGTTTALVFCTVHPQSVNALFEAAERHDMRLIAGKVMMDRHAPEGLCDTADTSYTDSKALIEKWHGKGRNLYAITPRFAPTSTPEQLEKAGQLKAEYPDVYVHTHLSENKNEIAWVKDLFPAQNGYLDVYHHYGLTGSRSVFAHCVHLEDAEWDCMHATDSAIAFCPTSNLFLGSGLFPLQKTWDKQVKVGLGTDIGAGTSFNQLQTVSEAYKVQQLQGNKLSAFESLYHATLGGAKALHLDDKLGNFNVGKEADFVVLNLNATALQTLRQQRAKNIEDALFALFTMGDDRNIQATYIFGQKAYDQSV, translated from the coding sequence ATGTCTTCTGTAGTTGTATCGACAGCAATTCGTGGTCGCTTCTTAGATATTCAGAATACGGTAGCCCAAGCGCGTGAAATTCACGACCAAGTGCGTTATATAGAAGATGGTTTACTCATCTGCCAAGCAGGTAAAATCCAGTGGTTTGGCACTTGGCAAGATGGTCAAAAACAGCTTCCTCAAGACATAGATATTCAGCACTATCCAGATCAACTCATTGTTCCTGGTTTTATTGATACCCATATTCATTTTCCACAAACAGAAATGGTTGGGGCATACGGCGAACAACTTTTAGAGTGGCTCAACACCTATACCTTCCCAACAGAATTGCAATTTGCAGACAAAGCTTATGCAGACCAAATTGCGCATTTCTTTGTCAATGAACTGCTTAAAAACGGCACCACCACCGCATTGGTATTTTGCACGGTTCACCCGCAATCCGTAAATGCGTTGTTTGAAGCAGCAGAGCGTCATGACATGCGCTTGATCGCTGGTAAAGTCATGATGGATCGTCATGCACCAGAGGGTCTATGTGATACTGCGGACACGTCGTATACCGACTCAAAAGCATTGATTGAAAAATGGCATGGCAAAGGACGTAATCTTTATGCCATCACACCACGTTTTGCACCGACCTCCACACCAGAGCAACTCGAAAAAGCAGGTCAGCTCAAAGCTGAATATCCAGATGTCTATGTGCATACCCATTTAAGTGAAAACAAAAATGAAATCGCATGGGTCAAAGATTTATTCCCTGCGCAAAACGGTTATTTGGATGTCTATCATCATTATGGTTTGACGGGTTCGCGTTCCGTTTTTGCACACTGCGTGCATTTAGAAGATGCGGAGTGGGATTGCATGCATGCCACAGATTCTGCCATCGCCTTTTGCCCGACCTCCAACCTATTTTTAGGCAGTGGTTTATTTCCACTGCAAAAAACATGGGACAAACAAGTTAAAGTCGGTTTAGGCACAGATATTGGGGCAGGGACGTCATTTAATCAACTACAAACGGTAAGTGAAGCTTATAAAGTTCAGCAGCTACAGGGCAACAAGTTGTCTGCCTTTGAATCGCTGTATCATGCCACTTTAGGTGGGGCTAAAGCTTTGCATTTGGATGACAAGTTGGGCAACTTTAATGTCGGGAAGGAAGCTGATTTTGTGGTGCTGAATTTGAATGCAACCGCGCTACAGACACTGCGCCAACAACGTGCTAAAAACATAGAAGATGCCTTATTTGCGTTGTTCACCATGGGTGATGATCGCAACATTCAAGCAACCTATATTTTTGGACAAAAAGCCTATGACCAATCCGTCTGA
- the hpt gene encoding hypoxanthine phosphoribosyltransferase, giving the protein MTIEMKVMISAEEIHAKVLELGKQIDAHYANSDKELVLIGLLRGSVIFMADLCRAIAKPHELDFMTVSSYAGGTTSSRDVKILKDLDGEIRGKDVLVIEDIIDSGNTLSKVLEILETRQPNSIQLCTLVSKPSRREIDLDVQFLGFEVEDKFIVGYGLDYDQKYRHIPFIGEIGL; this is encoded by the coding sequence ATGACCATTGAAATGAAGGTAATGATTTCTGCAGAAGAAATTCATGCAAAAGTTTTGGAGCTTGGTAAACAAATTGATGCTCACTATGCAAACAGTGACAAGGAATTGGTGCTGATCGGCCTACTTCGTGGTTCTGTGATTTTTATGGCAGATCTTTGCCGCGCGATTGCGAAGCCCCATGAACTCGACTTCATGACCGTTTCAAGTTATGCGGGTGGAACAACGTCTTCACGTGATGTAAAAATTCTAAAAGATCTTGACGGTGAAATCCGTGGTAAAGATGTTTTAGTGATTGAAGATATTATTGATTCGGGCAATACATTAAGTAAAGTTTTAGAAATTTTGGAAACTCGTCAACCGAACTCAATTCAACTGTGTACTTTGGTGAGTAAGCCTTCACGCCGTGAAATTGATCTTGATGTTCAATTTTTAGGTTTTGAAGTCGAAGATAAATTTATTGTGGGTTATGGTCTCGATTACGATCAAAAATATCGTCACATTCCATTTATTGGTGAAATTGGACTATGA
- a CDS encoding TerC family protein — protein sequence MESIGNLWLYLAFFGIVTIMLVIDFLGFKQKEGQDVKLKTAAYWSVAWITVASLFGGGLWLYLKQTAGVDIANSKVMEYFAGYLLEKSLAIDNVFVWLMIFAAFAIPPALQRQLLLYGVLGAIILRTIFIFIGAWFVQEFSWILYIFGAFLVYTGFKFLKGQDDDPNIEDMAILKWLRKHMRITPQLEGNKFFVRQNGVLWATPLFLVLILVEASDVIFAVDSIPAIFAVTSDPFIVLTANLMAILGLRAMFFLLSGAASKMHYLPYGLGLILVFIGFKMLMLDVFHMPIWISLGFIVITLAITAILSIRHSKKYKETTL from the coding sequence ATGGAATCTATTGGCAATCTTTGGCTGTATCTGGCATTTTTCGGCATTGTGACCATTATGCTGGTCATCGACTTCTTGGGCTTTAAGCAAAAAGAAGGGCAAGATGTAAAATTAAAAACAGCAGCATATTGGAGTGTGGCATGGATCACCGTGGCCAGTTTATTTGGGGGTGGTTTATGGCTGTACTTAAAACAAACGGCGGGTGTAGACATTGCAAACAGCAAAGTCATGGAATACTTCGCAGGTTATTTGTTAGAAAAATCCCTCGCGATTGATAACGTATTTGTCTGGCTGATGATTTTCGCTGCATTTGCGATTCCTCCTGCGCTGCAACGCCAATTACTGCTTTATGGCGTACTGGGCGCGATTATTTTAAGAACCATCTTTATTTTTATTGGCGCATGGTTCGTTCAAGAGTTCTCTTGGATTCTTTATATTTTCGGTGCTTTTCTGGTTTATACAGGATTTAAATTCCTCAAAGGACAAGATGATGATCCAAATATTGAAGACATGGCGATTCTTAAATGGCTACGCAAACACATGCGCATTACGCCGCAGCTTGAAGGTAATAAATTCTTTGTGCGTCAAAATGGCGTACTGTGGGCAACGCCCTTGTTTTTGGTGCTGATTTTGGTGGAAGCATCAGATGTGATTTTTGCAGTTGATTCTATTCCTGCGATCTTCGCCGTGACTTCAGATCCGTTTATTGTACTGACAGCAAACCTGATGGCGATTTTAGGACTGCGTGCGATGTTCTTCTTGCTCTCTGGTGCGGCGTCGAAAATGCATTACCTACCTTATGGTTTAGGTTTGATCTTGGTGTTTATCGGTTTCAAAATGCTGATGCTTGACGTATTCCATATGCCTATCTGGATTTCGCTGGGCTTTATCGTGATTACCCTTGCAATCACCGCAATCCTGTCTATTCGTCATAGTAAGAAATATAAAGAAACCACTTTGTAA